A single genomic interval of uncultured Sunxiuqinia sp. harbors:
- a CDS encoding DUF6298 domain-containing protein, protein MKMYIKSEKAISYSVIILLVLSSMPFYGFAQAPDLKPVSVSKDGRLLYGKDEDGNRVPDFSYAGYKASESEIPFVEPKVVVAPVEGDATHTIQKALNYVASLPLDENGFRGAVLLQKGTFKVNGRLVINGSGVVLRGSGFGDNGTTLIAAGKDRQTFIRVLGKNDHLFADTTSISNSHVPVNAMSFVVENTDYYKVGDPVIVHRLSTQKWIERLSMVEFGGDETGWIGWKPGNRDIYWDRTISAIEGDTIFINAPLTTALDTTWGTSEIIKYNWKGRINNIGIENLNLESAFDETNLKDENHCWSAITIENAENVWVRQLTFKHFAGSAVAVYETAKKVTVQDCVSTDPVSEIGGQRRYTFFTMGQQTLFQRLYAEYGYHDFALGFCAAGPNVFVQCESHLPYEYSGTIDSWASGVLFDIVNVDGHVISFKNQMLNHQGAGWTAANSMLWQCSAALIENYVPPTAMNWSYGAWSQFSGNGYWAEENNHVIPRSLFYAQLADRLDKKTEEFADQVMPFDDNSTSSPTAEQAQELTEQAYSPALRLEDWIMQADDRDPISLERATAIRASELKDKKKITTEVLHPITVENGKLVKDDLVLTGMRFTVPWWRGVARPYATKKATPAVTRYVPGRNGHGYTDNLNEVIDWMDEYNMAGLEHNYGLWYDRRRDDHERVRRMDGQVWAPFYQQPFARSGQGTAWDGLSKYDLTKYDDWYWNRLADFADLADKNGKLLVHHNYFQHNILEAGAHWADSPWRPANNINNTGFPEPVPYAGDKRIYMAKQFYDESHPVRRKLHQAYIRQCLNNFADNSNVLQLISAEYTGPLHFTEFWLETIGNWQKETGKDKLIGLSTTKDVQDSILANKKYADLIDVIDIRYWSYREDGKLYAPLSAQQLAPRQHARQVKPGKRSFSSVYRSVFEYTFRYPEKAVVFSEGRYNVYGWAAFMAGGSLVVLPENLPTEFLTDAISMRPVKPDGNPEEECSLESDNALIIYSQNKSELSIDLTGRKGRYVVKFIQPPDGTLLDKETIIKGGEKQAIKLPQKSSLITWIKKQQ, encoded by the coding sequence ATGAAAATGTATATTAAATCAGAAAAGGCAATTTCATATAGTGTCATAATATTATTGGTCTTGAGTAGTATGCCGTTTTATGGATTCGCTCAAGCTCCAGATTTGAAGCCTGTATCGGTTTCTAAAGATGGTCGTTTGTTATACGGAAAAGACGAAGACGGCAATCGGGTTCCCGATTTTAGCTATGCTGGATATAAAGCCTCTGAATCAGAAATCCCTTTCGTCGAACCGAAAGTCGTTGTTGCTCCGGTTGAAGGTGACGCAACACATACTATTCAAAAAGCATTGAATTATGTCGCCTCTTTACCTTTAGATGAGAATGGCTTTCGAGGAGCAGTTTTGCTACAGAAAGGTACGTTTAAAGTCAATGGACGGCTGGTGATTAATGGCTCAGGTGTTGTGCTACGTGGAAGTGGTTTTGGCGACAACGGAACTACATTAATAGCTGCGGGAAAAGACCGGCAGACCTTTATTCGGGTTCTGGGGAAAAATGATCATCTTTTTGCCGATACAACGAGTATTTCTAATTCACACGTACCCGTAAATGCGATGAGTTTTGTGGTTGAAAATACTGATTATTACAAAGTTGGCGACCCAGTTATTGTTCATCGTCTATCGACTCAAAAGTGGATTGAACGACTAAGTATGGTTGAATTTGGTGGAGATGAAACGGGATGGATTGGCTGGAAACCCGGAAATCGCGATATCTATTGGGATCGAACGATTTCCGCAATCGAAGGAGATACCATTTTCATTAATGCTCCGCTAACAACTGCATTAGATACGACTTGGGGAACTAGTGAAATCATAAAATATAACTGGAAAGGACGAATCAACAACATTGGGATTGAAAATCTAAATTTGGAGTCGGCTTTTGATGAAACGAATTTGAAAGATGAAAACCATTGTTGGTCAGCTATAACTATTGAGAATGCTGAAAATGTATGGGTACGTCAGCTAACTTTTAAGCATTTTGCCGGGTCGGCAGTTGCTGTTTATGAAACCGCTAAAAAAGTAACGGTTCAGGATTGTGTTTCAACAGATCCGGTTTCTGAAATCGGCGGACAGCGTCGATATACCTTTTTCACAATGGGGCAACAAACTTTGTTTCAACGCTTGTATGCCGAATATGGTTATCATGATTTTGCCCTTGGTTTTTGTGCTGCCGGGCCAAACGTTTTTGTGCAATGTGAATCGCATTTGCCCTACGAATACAGTGGGACAATCGACAGTTGGGCATCCGGTGTTTTATTCGATATTGTGAATGTTGATGGACATGTCATTTCCTTTAAAAATCAAATGCTTAACCACCAGGGAGCTGGCTGGACTGCTGCCAATTCCATGCTTTGGCAATGCTCTGCTGCGCTGATCGAAAACTATGTGCCGCCTACAGCTATGAACTGGAGTTACGGTGCCTGGAGTCAATTCTCCGGCAATGGATATTGGGCTGAAGAAAATAACCATGTCATACCCCGAAGTTTGTTTTATGCACAGCTAGCTGATCGACTGGATAAGAAAACCGAGGAGTTTGCTGATCAGGTAATGCCCTTCGACGATAACTCTACAAGTAGCCCTACTGCCGAACAAGCTCAGGAATTAACGGAACAAGCTTACTCTCCGGCGCTACGTTTGGAAGATTGGATTATGCAAGCGGACGACCGCGACCCAATTTCACTGGAAAGAGCAACTGCAATAAGAGCAAGCGAATTAAAAGACAAGAAGAAAATTACAACGGAAGTTCTTCATCCAATTACTGTTGAAAACGGGAAATTGGTTAAAGATGATTTGGTTTTAACCGGCATGCGCTTTACTGTACCTTGGTGGAGGGGAGTGGCTCGTCCTTATGCTACGAAGAAGGCAACTCCTGCTGTTACTCGTTATGTCCCGGGCCGAAATGGTCACGGATATACCGACAACCTGAATGAGGTGATTGACTGGATGGATGAATACAACATGGCTGGTCTCGAACACAACTATGGTTTGTGGTATGATCGTCGTCGAGACGATCATGAGCGAGTTCGGAGGATGGATGGTCAGGTTTGGGCTCCATTTTACCAGCAGCCTTTTGCCCGAAGCGGACAAGGAACCGCCTGGGATGGATTGAGTAAATACGACTTAACCAAATATGATGATTGGTACTGGAATCGACTAGCTGATTTTGCCGATTTGGCTGACAAAAACGGCAAGCTGTTGGTGCATCACAACTATTTTCAGCATAACATTTTAGAAGCCGGAGCTCACTGGGCTGACAGTCCGTGGCGACCTGCGAACAATATTAATAACACCGGTTTTCCAGAGCCGGTGCCTTATGCGGGAGATAAGCGGATTTATATGGCCAAACAGTTTTATGATGAAAGCCATCCGGTACGCCGAAAATTGCACCAGGCCTATATTCGTCAGTGCTTGAACAATTTTGCGGATAATTCAAACGTCCTTCAGCTGATTAGTGCCGAATATACAGGCCCACTTCATTTTACAGAGTTCTGGTTAGAAACGATTGGCAATTGGCAAAAGGAAACCGGGAAAGATAAATTGATAGGATTGAGTACCACCAAGGATGTGCAAGATTCTATTTTGGCGAATAAGAAATATGCAGACCTGATTGATGTAATTGACATTCGCTATTGGAGCTATCGCGAAGACGGAAAGTTGTATGCGCCACTGAGCGCTCAGCAGTTGGCTCCGCGTCAGCATGCACGACAGGTAAAACCCGGCAAACGCTCATTCAGCTCTGTTTATCGTTCGGTGTTTGAATATACGTTTCGATACCCTGAAAAGGCTGTTGTTTTTTCTGAAGGCCGATATAATGTATATGGTTGGGCTGCTTTTATGGCCGGAGGTTCTCTTGTGGTTCTCCCCGAAAATTTGCCAACCGAGTTTTTAACCGATGCCATTTCGATGCGGCCCGTTAAGCCGGATGGCAACCCTGAAGAAGAGTGCAGCTTGGAAAGTGACAATGCACTTATCATTTATTCGCAGAACAAATCAGAACTTTCGATTGACCTGACTGGAAGGAAAGGACGATATGTCGTTAAATTTATTCAACCTCCAGATGGGACTTTACTCGATAAAGAGACTATAATAAAGGGAGGCGAAAAACAAGCGATTAAACTGCCTCAAAAATCATCACTCATAACTTGGATTAAAAAACAACAATAA
- a CDS encoding glycoside hydrolase family 140 protein gives MLRNLLIITIAVFFAVGCTSTSKEEKKEDTGLPLLKVSENGHYFVEENGDPFFWLGDTGWLLFSKLNQEDAVKYLEIRKEQGYNVIQVMVLHSVGAVNIYGDSALVNANVAKPVVTEGNAFDDSLQYDYWDHMDYVIDQAAEKGLYMALVPVWGGNVKSGYVSREEATVYGKWIADRYKDRKNIIWLNGGDTMGNDSTATWNNLGNAINDTDPNHLITFHPRGRMQSSDWFANEAWLDFNMIQSGHRNYEQDDTERSYGEDNWRYMQTDWDMTPAKPTIDGEPSYEGIPQGLHDTLQPFWNDDDVRRYAYWSVFSGAFGYTYGHSAVMQFYKPTDNEPAYGAREYWTEAIYAPGAKQMVHLKDLMLSRSYLDRVPDQSLIAGENGERYDYLIATRGSNYAFIYTYTGRNIPVDMEQFKADKVKANWFDPRNGETTAIGEFETQGVQEFDAPGEKENGNDWVLILDEV, from the coding sequence ATGTTACGAAATTTATTGATCATTACGATAGCTGTATTTTTTGCTGTTGGTTGTACTTCAACCTCAAAGGAAGAAAAGAAAGAAGATACGGGTTTACCGCTTTTAAAAGTGTCTGAAAACGGACATTATTTTGTTGAAGAAAATGGCGATCCGTTTTTTTGGTTAGGCGATACTGGTTGGCTGCTATTTTCAAAGCTTAATCAGGAAGATGCGGTGAAATATTTGGAAATCCGCAAAGAGCAAGGATACAATGTTATTCAAGTAATGGTATTGCACAGCGTAGGAGCTGTCAATATTTATGGCGATTCAGCCTTAGTAAACGCGAATGTGGCAAAACCGGTGGTTACCGAAGGAAACGCATTTGACGACTCGCTACAATATGATTATTGGGATCATATGGATTATGTGATTGATCAGGCTGCCGAAAAAGGATTGTACATGGCCTTGGTTCCGGTATGGGGAGGTAACGTAAAAAGTGGTTATGTATCAAGAGAAGAAGCTACTGTTTATGGCAAGTGGATAGCCGATCGCTACAAAGACCGCAAAAATATAATTTGGCTGAATGGTGGTGACACCATGGGGAACGATTCAACGGCTACCTGGAATAATCTGGGGAATGCGATCAATGATACTGACCCGAATCACCTGATTACATTTCACCCACGTGGACGGATGCAGTCTTCTGACTGGTTCGCTAACGAAGCTTGGTTGGATTTTAACATGATCCAGTCCGGACACCGAAATTACGAGCAGGACGATACAGAGCGCTCGTACGGTGAAGATAATTGGCGTTACATGCAAACCGATTGGGATATGACTCCGGCTAAACCAACTATTGATGGCGAGCCTTCTTACGAAGGAATTCCTCAGGGCTTACACGATACACTGCAACCATTTTGGAATGATGATGATGTTCGTCGTTATGCATATTGGTCTGTATTTTCCGGAGCATTCGGCTATACTTATGGGCACAGTGCTGTGATGCAGTTTTATAAGCCGACTGATAATGAACCGGCATACGGAGCCAGAGAATATTGGACAGAAGCAATTTACGCTCCGGGAGCCAAACAGATGGTTCACCTGAAAGATTTGATGCTATCGCGTTCTTATTTGGATAGAGTGCCCGATCAAAGTTTGATTGCCGGTGAAAATGGTGAGCGGTATGATTACTTAATCGCTACTCGTGGTTCAAATTATGCCTTTATCTACACGTACACCGGAAGAAATATTCCTGTTGATATGGAGCAGTTTAAAGCTGACAAAGTAAAGGCAAACTGGTTTGATCCCCGAAATGGAGAAACTACGGCCATCGGTGAGTTTGAGACCCAAGGTGTTCAGGAATTTGATGCTCCGGGTGAAAAAGAGAATGGTAACGACTGGGTGTTGATTCTTGATGAAGTATAG
- a CDS encoding exo-alpha-sialidase, which translates to MIKLNKILLVSALLLSGVGVASAQEIPHFTGSELNNPDYHHGQLSPAMGVHNIQVMRANRELPETADDFGWTYNHAPMLAYWNNTFFLEYLSDPVGEHVPPGQTFLVTSNDGYGWSKPEVVFPPYSIPDGTQKEGSDQVAKDLLSVNHQRMGFYVSSDDRLFAIAYIAISIDAHDSPNDGKGIGRVVREIHRDGSFGPIYFIRYNEGWSKKNTDYPFYMKSKDRGLVKACEKMLSDPLVQQQWNEEADRDDPLIPIQKQYKAFSYYHLPNGSVIGLWKHALAAVSEDEGKTWTTPTRAPGFVNSNAKIWGQKTSDGRYATVYNPSDFRWPLAISVSENGLNYENLLLVNGEITTMRYGGNYKSYGPQYVRGIQEGNGTPPDGNLWITYSINKEDIWVSTIPVPVKAKAETHVDEDFSGMDSESALDKWNLFSPVWARVGIENDADGTSCLTLKDKDEFDYAKAKRLFPASDSVSVEFTIEAEQNDHGLLHVELQDEENTGTLRLIFDKDGILKHKAGYRLRNIMEYEAGEKYTIRIEATTWSRFYDVYVNGEKKTTGLSFAPVHEVQSIQFRTGEVRRFPTVDTPTDQNFDVPQSRKPVDEAVFRIYSLKTEKL; encoded by the coding sequence ATGATAAAACTGAATAAAATATTACTCGTATCCGCCTTGTTATTAAGTGGAGTGGGAGTAGCTTCAGCTCAGGAAATCCCTCATTTTACAGGGAGCGAGCTCAACAATCCTGACTATCATCATGGGCAACTGAGCCCGGCAATGGGCGTACATAACATTCAGGTGATGCGCGCCAATCGCGAACTTCCCGAAACTGCTGATGATTTTGGATGGACATACAACCATGCGCCTATGTTGGCGTATTGGAACAATACGTTCTTTTTGGAATATTTAAGTGATCCGGTTGGAGAGCACGTTCCACCGGGACAAACCTTTTTGGTGACTTCAAATGATGGTTACGGATGGTCGAAGCCTGAGGTTGTTTTTCCTCCGTATTCCATTCCGGACGGAACGCAAAAGGAGGGAAGTGATCAAGTGGCAAAAGACTTGCTGTCGGTAAATCATCAGCGAATGGGATTTTATGTTTCTTCTGATGATCGTTTATTTGCCATAGCCTACATTGCTATTTCTATTGATGCGCACGACAGCCCGAACGATGGAAAAGGAATTGGAAGAGTGGTACGCGAAATTCATAGAGATGGTTCCTTCGGCCCGATCTATTTCATTCGTTATAATGAAGGGTGGAGCAAAAAAAATACGGACTATCCCTTTTATATGAAGAGCAAGGATAGAGGGCTTGTTAAAGCCTGTGAGAAAATGCTATCCGATCCTCTTGTTCAACAGCAGTGGAACGAAGAAGCGGATCGGGATGATCCGTTAATTCCCATACAAAAACAGTATAAAGCTTTCTCGTACTATCACTTGCCAAATGGGAGCGTGATTGGCTTGTGGAAGCATGCCCTCGCCGCGGTGAGTGAAGATGAAGGGAAAACCTGGACAACGCCTACTCGTGCCCCTGGATTTGTAAACAGCAATGCTAAGATTTGGGGACAAAAAACGTCGGACGGACGTTATGCGACGGTTTATAACCCGTCCGATTTTCGCTGGCCTTTAGCTATTTCCGTGAGTGAGAATGGTCTCAATTATGAAAATTTACTTTTGGTGAATGGTGAAATTACAACCATGCGTTATGGTGGTAACTATAAATCTTATGGTCCGCAATATGTTCGTGGTATTCAGGAAGGTAATGGTACCCCTCCTGATGGAAACCTTTGGATAACTTACAGCATTAATAAGGAAGATATCTGGGTTTCAACAATTCCAGTGCCTGTTAAAGCGAAGGCCGAAACCCATGTTGATGAAGATTTTTCTGGGATGGATTCGGAATCAGCTTTAGATAAATGGAATCTTTTTAGTCCGGTTTGGGCGCGCGTTGGTATTGAGAACGATGCTGATGGAACATCTTGTCTGACCTTAAAAGACAAAGATGAATTTGACTATGCCAAAGCCAAACGTTTGTTTCCGGCATCCGATTCGGTGAGCGTTGAATTTACAATTGAAGCAGAGCAAAATGACCATGGCCTGCTGCATGTTGAATTGCAAGATGAAGAAAACACCGGAACGTTGCGCCTTATTTTTGATAAGGATGGGATACTGAAACACAAAGCAGGCTATCGTTTACGGAATATTATGGAGTACGAAGCCGGTGAAAAATACACCATTCGTATTGAAGCGACCACTTGGTCTCGTTTTTATGATGTGTATGTAAATGGTGAAAAGAAAACCACTGGCTTGAGTTTTGCACCGGTTCACGAAGTCCAAAGCATTCAGTTTCGTACTGGAGAGGTTCGCCGTTTTCCAACTGTCGATACGCCGACTGATCAAAATTTTGATGTTCCTCAAAGCAGAAAGCCTGTTGACGAAGCTGTGTTCCGCATTTATTCGTTGAAAACTGAAAAATTATAG